One Silene latifolia isolate original U9 population chromosome 4, ASM4854445v1, whole genome shotgun sequence DNA segment encodes these proteins:
- the LOC141652861 gene encoding NADH dehydrogenase [ubiquinone] 1 beta subcomplex subunit 10-B-like, with amino-acid sequence MGRKSFKVEFDESPPDDFDPANPYKDPVAMLEMREHLVREKWIQIEKCKILRERVKWCYRVEGINHLQKCRHLVNQYLESTRGVGWGKDHRPHSLHGPKPETVVDEE; translated from the exons ATGGGAAGGAAGAGCTTCAAAGTAGAGTTTGACGAAAGCCCACCAGATGATTTCGACCCGGCAAACCCGTATAAGGATCCGGTAGCAATGCTTGAGATGAGAGAACATCTTGTTAGAGAGAAATGGATCCAAATCGAAAAATGTAAGATCCTGAGAGAACGTGTTAAGTGGTGTTACCGTGTTGAAGGTATTAATCATCTTCAGAAATGCCGTCACCTTGTTAATCAGTATCTTGAATCCACCCGCGGTGTCGGTTGGGGTAAAGATCATCGCCCTCATTCTCTCCATG GTCCTAAGCCGGAGACTGTTGTTGATGAGGAATGA
- the LOC141652042 gene encoding cytochrome P450 89A2-like has translation MELWLAIIIAAYMAVMVKACLWLNNKNKSKNKLPPGPQGVPILTSIQWLRKTTMEVEEALQSIYSKYGPIITLSAVSRPFIFISSPSLAHEALIQKGAIFANRPDALPTARFLTSNQLSISSASYGPTWRLLRRNLMSSVVHPSQAKDFSHARKWVLDILLGRLRGNNVGVGSGETRVAEHFGYSMFALLVFMCFGDKLPENQIKDIQIIQYQLLTSFNRFQILNLSPALTKILLKTRWKELFNLRSKRSEILLPHIRARMEYYKQNTSSCDKTKRMATSYVDSLFELEISENGHPKRKLTEEELVTLCSEFLNAGTDTTSTALQWIMANLVKFPAIQDKVYQEIKELIGTEAKEVGDEDLPKMPYLKAVVLEALRRHPPTHFSLPHAVSEEVDLGGYKVPKNAVVFFTFAEMCRDSKVWKDPMEFKPERFMSNEEEIDITGSREIKMMPFGVGRRICPALRLAMLHLEYYVANLVWNFKWTSPDGYDVDLSEKQEFTIVMKHPLHAHLAPR, from the coding sequence ATGGAGTTATGGCTTGCAATAATTATAGCAGCGTACATGGCAGTCATGGTGAAGGCATGCCTTTggttaaataataaaaataaatccaaaaacaaactaCCTCCTGGTCCTCAAGGCGTTCCTATTCTAACCAGCATCCAATGGCTAAGAAAAACCACCATGGAAGTTGAGGAAGCGCTTCAATCAATATACTCTAAGTACGGTCCCATAATAACATTATCTGCGGTTTCCCGTCCCTTCATTTTCATATCTAGTCCTTCTTTAGCCCATGAAGCCCTTATTCAAAAGGGTGCTATATTTGCTAATCGACCCGATGCACTCCCTACTGCAAGATTCTTAACTAGTAATCAGCTTAGCATTAGCTCTGCTAGTTACGGACCTACTTGGCGTCTCCTTCGTCGTAATTTAATGTCTTCAGTTGTTCATCCTTCTCAAGCAAAGGATTTCTCGCATGCTCGCAAATGGGTTCTTGATATTTTACTCGGACGTCTAAGAGGTAATAATGTTGGTGTTGGTTCGGGTGAAACTCGGGTAGCAGAGCATTTTGGTTATTCTATGTTTGCTTTACTTGTGTTCATGTGTTTCGGAGATAAGCTTCCGGAAAACCAAATTAAAGACATTCAGATTATCCAATACCAACTGTTAACATCGTTCAATCGATTTCAAATACTTAACCTTTCCCCGGCACTGACTAAAATTCTCCTCAAGACGCGCTGGAAGGAGTTGTTCAACTTGAGGAGCAAAAGAAGCGAAATCCTACTTCCTCACATCAGAGCGAGGATGGAGTATTACAAGCAGAACACGTCTAGTTGCGATAAAACCAAAAGAATGGCGACTTCTTACGTTGATTCATTATTTGAACTTGAGATATCTGAAAATGGACATCCAAAGCGAAAGTTAACTGAAGAAGAACTGGTCACCCTTTGTTCGGAATTCCTGAATGCAGGAACCGATACCACATCAACAGCATTACAATGGATTATGGCGAACCTTGTTAAATTTCCTGCAATTCAAGATAAAGTTTATCAAGAAATCAAAGAATTAATTGGAACAGAAGCGAAAGAGGTTGGAGACGAGGACTTACCAAAGATGCCATACTTAAAAGCCGTTGTATTAGAGGCTTTAAGGCGACACCCTCCAACACATTTTTCGTTACCACACGCCGTGAGTGAAGAGGTAGACCTTGGCGGGTATAAAGTGCCGAAAAATGCAGTTGTTTTTTTCACATTTGCGGAAATGTGTAGGGATTCTAAGGTGTGGAAGGACCCTATGGAATTTAAACCTGAAAGGTTTATGTCGAATGAGGAAGAAATTGATATAACTGGAAGTCGAGAAATAAAGATGATGCCATTTGGTGTAGGAAGGCGGATATGTCCGGCTTTGCGCTTGGCAATGCTTCATTTGGAGTACTATGTCGCTAATTTGGTTTGGAACTTTAAATGGACGTCACCAGATGGATATGATGTCGATTTGTCCGAGAAACAGGAGTTTACTATTGTAATGAAGCATCCACTCCATGCTCATTTAGCTCCTAGGTAG